The following are encoded together in the Hemicordylus capensis ecotype Gifberg chromosome 4, rHemCap1.1.pri, whole genome shotgun sequence genome:
- the NRSN1 gene encoding neurensin-1: MSAYADICGSKQAQQGTSKGGYQRYGVRSYLHQFYEDCTASIWEYEDDFQIQRSPSRWSSAFWKVGLISGMMFMLIGIIVLVVGFLVSPKIEALGVEDFVVVDTHAVQFNRALDICKLAGAILFCLGGTTMAACLLMSAFAKSYSKEEKYLQQKFKERIADIKAHAHPVTKAPAPGESKIPVTLSKVQNVQPLSET; the protein is encoded by the exons ATGAGTGCATATGCTGACATCTGTGGATCCAAGCAGGCACAGCAGGGTACCAGCAAGGGGGGCTACCAGCGCTATGGAGTTCGCTCTTACCTGCATCAGTTTTATGAAGACTGCACAGCATCCATTTGGGAGTATGAGGATGATTTTCAGATCCAGAGATCACCCAGCAGGTGGAGCTCTGCATTCTGGAAG GTCGGACTCATCTCTGGGATGATGTTTATGCTGATAGGGATAATAGTTCTTGTAGTAGGTTTTCTTGTATCCCCAAAAATTGAAGCCCTGGGAGTAGAAGATTTTGTTGTGGTGGATACCCATGCTGTTCAATTTAACCGGGCCCTTGACATCTGTAAGTTGGCAGGAGCAATACTGTTTTGCCTCGGAGGGACCACGATGGCAGCCTGTTTGCTGATGTCTGCATTTGCGAAAAGCTACTCCAAAGAAGAAAAGTACCTACAGCAGAAATTCAAAGAGAGAATAGCAGACATAAAAGCTCATGCACACCCGGTCACAAAAGCCCCAGCACCTGGAGAATCCAAGATACCTGTTACTTTGTCCAAAGTTCAAAATGTCCAGCCCTTATCTGAAACCTGA